One genomic region from Alteromonas pelagimontana encodes:
- the dapF gene encoding diaminopimelate epimerase, which translates to MQVQFSKMHGLGNDFMVIDNVTQNVYFSKEKIQQLADRHFGIGFDQLLMVEPPYDPEQDFHYRIFNADGSEVSQCGNGARCFARFVKMKGLINRNKIIVSTKAGKMVLYLEKDGQVTVNMGKPSFEPADIPHKANKQEKTYLIREGEHTLFYGAASMGNPHCVLEVDNVDTAAVETVGPLLERHERFPEGVNVGFMQILSTEHIRLRVFERGVGETMACGSGACAAVAIGQMQGKLGKDVKVDLPGGSLRIRWQGQDSTLKMTGPAEHIYDGQINL; encoded by the coding sequence ATGCAAGTTCAGTTTTCCAAAATGCATGGTCTGGGTAATGACTTTATGGTCATTGATAACGTGACCCAGAATGTTTATTTCTCTAAAGAAAAGATTCAGCAACTTGCTGACAGGCATTTTGGTATTGGTTTTGACCAGCTACTGATGGTAGAGCCTCCTTACGATCCTGAGCAGGATTTCCATTACCGCATTTTTAATGCTGACGGGTCAGAAGTTTCACAATGCGGCAATGGCGCCCGCTGTTTCGCCCGCTTTGTAAAAATGAAGGGCCTTATCAACCGCAATAAAATTATTGTGAGTACCAAAGCGGGGAAAATGGTGCTCTATTTAGAAAAGGATGGGCAGGTCACCGTGAACATGGGTAAGCCTTCCTTTGAACCCGCCGACATTCCGCACAAAGCCAACAAGCAGGAAAAAACCTATCTTATTCGCGAAGGCGAGCACACGTTGTTTTATGGTGCCGCTTCTATGGGTAATCCGCATTGTGTACTGGAAGTCGATAATGTAGATACCGCCGCTGTTGAAACCGTGGGGCCGTTACTGGAGCGTCATGAGCGTTTTCCTGAAGGGGTAAATGTTGGCTTTATGCAGATACTTTCAACGGAGCATATTCGGCTGCGCGTGTTTGAACGTGGTGTGGGCGAAACCATGGCTTGTGGTAGTGGGGCTTGCGCCGCCGTTGCGATAGGTCAAATGCAGGGTAAATTAGGCAAGGATGTGAAGGTTGATCTACCCGGCGGCAGCTTACGCATTCGCTGGCAGGGCCAGGACTCAACATTAAAAATGACAGGTCCGGCAGAACATATCTATGATGGACAGATAAACCTATGA
- the rraA gene encoding ribonuclease E activity regulator RraA — protein sequence MDYNTSELCDLFADSVDVVDPMFISYGGRYSFGGEITTIKCFEDRGLIDRVLAQPGTGKVLLIDGGGSTRRALIDATSAQLAIDNDWEGIVCYGSVREVDMLSDFDIGILAIAAIPVNADSESVGDVDIPVNFGGVTFLPEDHLYADSTGVILSPEPLDLE from the coding sequence ATGGATTATAACACTTCCGAATTATGCGATTTATTTGCTGATAGCGTTGATGTGGTCGATCCGATGTTTATAAGTTACGGCGGTCGTTATTCCTTTGGCGGCGAAATCACAACAATAAAATGTTTTGAAGATCGCGGACTCATTGACCGGGTGCTGGCTCAGCCCGGTACAGGCAAGGTGCTTTTGATTGATGGAGGTGGTTCTACGCGACGCGCGTTAATTGATGCAACTTCTGCACAGCTTGCAATCGATAACGACTGGGAAGGCATCGTCTGTTATGGCAGTGTTCGGGAAGTCGATATGCTATCCGATTTCGATATTGGCATTCTGGCCATTGCCGCTATTCCCGTGAACGCAGACAGCGAGAGCGTGGGGGATGTTGATATTCCTGTAAACTTTGGCGGCGTAACCTTCCTGCCGGAAGATCACCTTTATGCTGACAGCACTGGCGTTATTTTATCGCCAGAGCCGCTAGACCTGGAGTAG
- a CDS encoding MJ1255/VC2487 family glycosyltransferase: protein MKILYGVQGTGNGHIARARIMAAAFATRDDFEVDFVFTGRQPDKYFDMDIFGNYRALKGLSFITCHGKVDKWATVRDNHFRQFMQDVKAFDVADYDLHINDFEPVTAWAARRAGLPAISISHQAAFVYPVPKAGDNILDRALLKYFAPTDVQLGIHWFHFNQPILPPFVADKPAAIPERQHVLVYLPFEDISDIQQMLEPLSEQQFVCYHPAVSTAKRRHHVKWYPPSKSGFQSALQHCTGVIANGGFELASEALHLGKKLLIKPLHGQFEQLSNVLMLNRLGLCQTLFQLDTDIVEEWLDAPENEGIIFPDNPGILLDWLKTGNWQDTQTLCDTLWKQVQYGDKTREKLLSLAF, encoded by the coding sequence ATGAAAATATTGTATGGTGTGCAAGGCACGGGGAACGGCCACATCGCCCGAGCGCGGATTATGGCAGCGGCATTTGCCACCCGCGATGACTTTGAAGTTGATTTTGTCTTCACCGGTCGCCAGCCAGATAAATATTTTGATATGGACATATTTGGTAATTATCGTGCTTTAAAAGGGCTCAGCTTTATTACCTGTCACGGCAAAGTGGATAAATGGGCCACAGTAAGAGACAATCATTTCCGCCAGTTCATGCAGGATGTGAAAGCGTTTGATGTAGCAGATTACGATTTGCATATTAATGATTTTGAACCTGTGACTGCCTGGGCAGCAAGGCGCGCTGGGCTTCCGGCTATCTCTATCAGTCATCAAGCGGCGTTTGTCTATCCCGTACCCAAAGCGGGTGACAATATTCTGGATAGGGCATTGTTAAAGTATTTTGCGCCCACAGACGTTCAACTTGGCATACACTGGTTTCACTTTAATCAACCTATTCTTCCACCATTTGTTGCTGACAAGCCAGCAGCGATTCCCGAACGTCAGCACGTGCTGGTGTATCTGCCTTTTGAAGACATCAGCGACATTCAGCAGATGCTGGAACCGCTTAGTGAGCAGCAGTTTGTGTGTTACCACCCCGCAGTGAGTACCGCAAAACGCCGGCATCACGTGAAATGGTACCCGCCGTCGAAATCGGGCTTTCAATCCGCACTTCAACACTGCACTGGCGTAATTGCCAATGGCGGCTTCGAGCTTGCCAGCGAAGCGCTTCATTTGGGTAAAAAGCTTCTTATCAAGCCGCTGCACGGACAGTTTGAACAGCTGTCGAATGTGCTGATGTTAAACCGGCTGGGTTTGTGTCAAACGCTCTTCCAGCTGGATACCGATATTGTCGAAGAGTGGCTCGATGCCCCGGAAAACGAGGGAATTATCTTTCCCGATAATCCGGGGATCTTGCTTGACTGGCTGAAGACAGGCAACTGGCAAGATACGCAAACCCTTTGTGACACACTTTGGAAGCAGGTGCAGTACGGCGATAAAACCCGCGAAAAGCTATTGTCGCTTGCATTTTAG
- the lptM gene encoding LPS translocon maturation chaperone LptM, protein MLKKRFLLCLLVLSQLALAGCGYRGALYLPEDATDNQPTQEAAPATTPGDRN, encoded by the coding sequence GTGCTGAAAAAACGTTTTTTGCTGTGTTTACTGGTGCTTTCTCAGTTGGCTTTAGCTGGTTGCGGTTATCGTGGCGCGCTTTATCTTCCCGAAGACGCTACTGACAACCAACCAACGCAAGAAGCCGCCCCCGCAACCACGCCGGGAGACCGTAATTAA
- the lysA gene encoding diaminopimelate decarboxylase codes for MDHFAYRDNLLYAEDVSVTDIAADHHTPLYIYSRATLERHWHAFNDALGDHPHLVCYAVKANSNLGVLSVLAKLGSGFDIVSAGELARVIEAGGDPGKVVFSGVGKKAAEIRYALEQNILCFNVESEPELHRINEVAGQLGKVAPISLRINPDVDANTHPYISTGLKANKFGIPRERAVATYELAQSLPHLDVLGMDCHIGSQLTTIGPFVDALERLLELIDVLAKKDIVIRHLDLGGGLGVTYNQESPPHPKEYAAAMAEKMAGRENLKLILEPGRAIAANAGILVTEVEFIKEGEEKHFAIVDAAMNDLLRPALYSAWQNIVRVDIRTDAPSRTYDVVGPVCETGDFLGKDRELAVAAGDLLAVRSAGAYGFVMASNYNSRCRPAEIMVDGSNVIVVRERENQKELWKGEHKLT; via the coding sequence ATGGATCATTTTGCCTATCGCGACAACCTGTTGTACGCCGAAGATGTCTCGGTTACCGATATCGCCGCCGACCATCACACCCCTTTATATATTTATTCTCGCGCTACGCTCGAACGCCATTGGCATGCTTTTAATGATGCGTTGGGGGATCACCCTCATCTGGTATGTTATGCGGTAAAAGCAAATTCTAATCTTGGTGTGCTAAGCGTATTGGCCAAATTAGGTTCGGGTTTTGACATTGTTTCTGCCGGCGAACTGGCGCGCGTTATTGAGGCGGGTGGCGATCCAGGTAAAGTGGTATTTTCAGGTGTCGGTAAAAAAGCCGCAGAAATCCGGTATGCGCTGGAACAGAATATTCTTTGTTTTAACGTAGAATCTGAGCCAGAACTTCACCGGATTAACGAAGTCGCTGGCCAATTAGGTAAAGTTGCACCTATATCTTTGCGCATCAATCCAGACGTGGATGCCAATACTCATCCTTATATTTCTACCGGTCTCAAAGCAAATAAATTTGGTATTCCGCGGGAACGTGCCGTTGCTACATATGAATTGGCGCAGTCACTTCCTCACCTTGATGTACTAGGCATGGATTGTCATATCGGTTCGCAATTGACAACTATCGGCCCTTTCGTTGATGCGTTAGAACGGCTACTGGAACTGATTGATGTACTGGCGAAAAAAGATATTGTTATTCGTCATCTCGACTTAGGTGGCGGTCTCGGCGTCACTTATAATCAGGAAAGTCCTCCTCATCCCAAAGAATACGCGGCGGCCATGGCGGAAAAAATGGCTGGTCGAGAAAACCTGAAACTCATTTTAGAACCTGGACGAGCCATTGCCGCAAATGCCGGCATTTTGGTTACCGAAGTCGAATTTATCAAAGAAGGTGAAGAAAAGCATTTTGCCATTGTTGACGCTGCAATGAATGATTTACTACGTCCGGCATTATATTCTGCTTGGCAAAACATTGTGCGCGTCGATATCCGCACAGATGCGCCGAGTCGCACCTATGATGTGGTAGGCCCAGTCTGCGAAACCGGAGACTTCCTGGGTAAAGATCGTGAATTAGCGGTAGCTGCAGGTGATTTACTGGCGGTAAGAAGCGCTGGGGCTTATGGTTTTGTGATGGCTTCAAACTACAATAGCCGCTGTCGTCCGGCGGAAATTATGGTAGACGGAAGTAATGTGATTGTGGTGCGTGAGCGAGAAAATCAAAAAGAACTCTGGAAAGGAGAGCATAAACTTACGTAA
- a CDS encoding phosphatase PAP2 family protein, protein MNRLKSLRQYDTDLFYRIYRLTHKRDCRAIIWLSRTGDGYLYFVIGMLLWAFEYSHGELFLYTALMAYSLELPVYVVLKKLFKRPRPYVLLTQLKAHIRPSDKFSLPSGHTAAAWLMACIVAHFYPPFAVLAYTWAALIGLSRILLGVHYPTDVLAGALLGITIASLSLMALA, encoded by the coding sequence TTGAACAGGCTAAAATCGCTACGGCAATACGATACCGACCTTTTTTATCGTATTTACCGTTTAACCCACAAAAGGGATTGTAGAGCAATCATCTGGTTATCCCGCACCGGCGATGGCTACTTATATTTTGTTATAGGTATGTTGTTGTGGGCGTTTGAATACAGCCATGGCGAACTATTTCTGTATACGGCGTTGATGGCATATAGCCTGGAACTTCCAGTCTACGTGGTATTAAAAAAGCTATTTAAACGCCCGCGCCCCTACGTATTGTTAACGCAGTTGAAAGCGCATATCAGGCCTTCAGATAAATTCTCTCTGCCTTCCGGACATACCGCTGCGGCGTGGTTAATGGCCTGTATTGTCGCACATTTTTACCCCCCATTCGCGGTACTGGCTTATACCTGGGCTGCTCTTATTGGCCTTTCTCGCATCCTATTGGGCGTACATTATCCGACAGACGTGTTGGCAGGCGCTTTATTAGGAATAACAATCGCTTCATTGAGCTTAATGGCTTTGGCATAA